In the Candidatus Dormiibacterota bacterium genome, GGTCGCCGCCATGGCCGAGGACGGCGTCGATATTTCAGCGGCCCGGCCCAAACTGATCGACCCCGCCCAAGCGGCCCGCGCCGCGCGCGTCATCACCATGGGCTGCGACGTGCAGGGCGTTTCGCGCATCGACGCCGACTGGGGCCTCCCCGACCCGAAGGGCCAGCCGCCCGAGCGGGTGCGCGAAATTCGCGACTTGGTGAAAGCTAAGGCTCGGGCGCTCGCTCTGGAACTGCTTCGTTAGAATCGCCTCTCGCGAGAGGCCGGAGGGGGTCGCCAGAGAATGGCACTAGCATCATGCGACGATTGCTGGGGTCCCTGATGGTCCTCGGCCTGCTCTACGGGTGTAGCGGTGCGGGCTACCTTCCCTATGCTCCGCACGCGTTGAACCCCGAGCAGATTCAGACGCTCGTCACCGATGCTTCGGCGAGTAACGCGGTTCCGCAAGGCCTCGTGCGCGCGGTGATCATGGCCGAATCGGCCGGCAACCCGTCGGCCATCAGCGTCGCGGGCGCGCAAGGGCTCATGCAATTGATGCCCGGCACCTCGCAGAGCTGCGGCATTGCCAACCCGTTCGATCCCACCGAAAACGTGCAATGCGGCACCTCCTACCTCAAAGGCTTGCTCCAGCGTTACCACAACGACGCGACCCTCGCGGTTGCGGCCTATAACGCGGGCCCCGGCGCCGTCGATCGGTACCACGGCGTCCCCCCGTATCCGGAAACGCAGGCC is a window encoding:
- a CDS encoding heat-shock protein HtpX, with translation MNRPLVLFVCRHNTGRSQMAEAYLRLFAGDALEVASAGTEAADAPNAGVVAAMAEDGVDISAARPKLIDPAQAARAARVITMGCDVQGVSRIDADWGLPDPKGQPPERVREIRDLVKAKARALALELLR